One bacterium genomic window carries:
- a CDS encoding glycosyltransferase, protein MIKVLYCIDSISRGGTETQLIGLINRLDRRGFAPSLCTLRPSSDYLGEADCPRLELDARRLFSPGGVSRLRALAAHLREQRIDVVQTFFQDSTLLGIAAARLARVPVRLVSFRDLGFWRTPAQEFLMRRTYPLATGFLANSEAVKHHVCSRDRLDPRRVGVIRNGIDVDRYRFVEHPEGGVAVGIVGNLNRRVKRADLFLRAAARVADRHPETTWHLIGDGELRPQYERLAAELGIADRTVFAGRIADVPAYLQRLAIGVMCSDSEGFSNAVLEYMLSGCAVVATSVGGN, encoded by the coding sequence TTGATCAAGGTCCTCTACTGCATCGACAGCATCAGCCGCGGTGGCACCGAGACCCAGCTGATCGGCCTGATCAACCGCCTCGACCGCCGAGGTTTCGCCCCGAGCCTGTGCACCCTGCGGCCCTCGTCGGACTACCTCGGGGAGGCCGACTGCCCGCGCCTCGAACTGGACGCCCGGCGGCTGTTCTCGCCCGGGGGCGTGTCGCGGCTGCGCGCCCTCGCCGCGCACCTGCGCGAGCAACGGATCGACGTCGTGCAGACGTTCTTCCAGGACTCGACGCTGCTGGGGATCGCGGCGGCGCGGCTGGCCCGGGTCCCGGTGCGGCTCGTGTCCTTCCGCGACCTCGGCTTCTGGCGCACGCCGGCCCAGGAGTTCCTGATGCGGCGGACCTACCCGCTGGCGACGGGGTTCCTGGCGAATTCCGAGGCGGTCAAGCATCATGTGTGCTCGCGGGACCGGCTGGACCCGCGCCGGGTGGGGGTGATCCGCAACGGGATCGACGTCGACCGCTACCGTTTCGTGGAGCACCCGGAGGGCGGCGTCGCCGTCGGCATCGTCGGCAACCTCAACCGCAGGGTCAAACGTGCCGACCTGTTCTTGAGGGCGGCCGCCAGGGTGGCGGACCGGCACCCCGAGACCACCTGGCACCTGATCGGGGACGGCGAGCTGCGGCCGCAGTACGAGCGGCTGGCGGCGGAGCTGGGGATCGCCGACCGCACCGTGTTCGCGGGCCGCATCGCCGACGTGCCGGCCTACCTGCAGCGGCTGGCGATCGGCGTGATGTGCTCGGACTCCGAGGGCTTCAGCAACGCGGTGCTCGAGTACATGCTCAGCGGCTGCGCGGTGGTCGCGACTTCGGTCGGCGGCAAC